The following proteins are co-located in the Pseudoalteromonas sp. N1230-9 genome:
- a CDS encoding AhpA/YtjB family protein, with protein MKNNHLKPPFSASYRQRLVRLSLAAACFVLLSWVAVNSSFQSHQLLYDSSNSTAISLTKFMALNAQTPLQEKNKPALNMLCNNIAEDEFVLAATIYDQQGIQIAASDNWQSHHTFGLLPDSTPGISRLKTPFVEPVISDDERPIGFVAITYLTQASIATSHSSFHDLGRQVLLMLVITCIFTWQLGRGLKRWQVNRYMRKSAEQDS; from the coding sequence ATGAAAAATAACCATCTTAAGCCTCCTTTTTCCGCCAGCTATCGCCAACGACTTGTGCGATTAAGCTTAGCGGCCGCATGTTTTGTGCTTTTAAGTTGGGTTGCGGTTAATAGTAGTTTTCAGTCTCATCAACTACTTTATGACAGTTCAAATAGCACCGCTATCAGCCTAACTAAATTTATGGCTCTCAATGCTCAGACCCCTCTACAGGAGAAGAATAAGCCTGCGCTAAATATGCTGTGTAATAACATAGCTGAAGATGAGTTTGTTTTAGCAGCAACGATTTATGATCAACAAGGGATACAAATAGCCGCAAGTGATAACTGGCAAAGCCATCACACCTTTGGCCTACTGCCAGATTCAACACCTGGCATTAGCCGCTTAAAAACCCCTTTCGTAGAACCTGTGATAAGTGATGACGAGCGCCCTATTGGCTTTGTTGCTATTACTTATTTAACACAAGCTTCAATAGCGACAAGCCACAGCAGCTTTCATGATTTAGGCCGCCAAGTGCTTCTTATGCTTGTAATTACTTGTATTTTTACTTGGCAACTTGGCCGAGGATTAAAACGCTGGCAAGTTAATCGTTATATGCGAAAAAGTGCGGAGCAAGACTCATAA
- a CDS encoding TatD family hydrolase, protein MRFIDSHCHLDFSEFDETRTELIKACKQVGIEHFIVPGVSLAQSTKLFFFAQSEPSISVALGLHPYFLSDHQTHHLAELEQLAKAHLGQFIAIGECGLDRSIDDLNKQTQLFEGQIELANQLALPLIVHHRQSHDLIARSFKRCKPKYGGVIHAFSGSEQQAQSYIKQGFKLGVGGVISYPRAGKTRKVISAIESQHLVLETDSPSMPLAGFQGLVNTPLKVRDVFRYLCELKGITGDAQEEFAQALYESCSALFRI, encoded by the coding sequence ATGCGTTTTATTGATTCCCACTGCCACCTTGATTTTAGCGAATTTGATGAGACTCGCACAGAGCTTATCAAAGCATGTAAGCAAGTGGGGATCGAGCATTTTATTGTGCCGGGTGTGAGCTTGGCACAATCTACAAAACTATTCTTTTTTGCTCAATCAGAGCCAAGTATCTCAGTTGCTTTAGGCTTACATCCTTATTTTTTATCTGATCACCAAACTCATCACCTTGCTGAATTAGAGCAGCTAGCAAAAGCCCATTTAGGGCAATTTATCGCCATCGGTGAGTGTGGCCTAGATCGTAGTATTGATGACCTTAATAAACAAACGCAGCTTTTTGAAGGACAAATAGAGCTTGCCAACCAACTTGCTTTACCACTCATTGTGCATCACAGACAAAGTCATGATTTAATAGCTCGCTCATTTAAGCGCTGTAAACCCAAATACGGTGGTGTTATTCATGCCTTTTCAGGCTCTGAACAACAAGCCCAGAGTTATATAAAACAAGGGTTTAAGTTGGGGGTCGGTGGCGTGATAAGTTACCCGCGAGCGGGTAAAACTCGTAAAGTTATAAGCGCAATTGAGTCACAGCATTTAGTGCTTGAAACCGATTCACCCTCAATGCCGCTAGCTGGTTTTCAAGGGCTGGTAAATACACCACTTAAAGTGCGTGATGTATTCAGGTATTTATGCGAACTTAAAGGTATAACGGGCGATGCCCAAGAAGAGTTTGCTCAAGCACTTTATGAGTCTTGCTCCGCACTTTTTCGCATATAA
- the serB gene encoding phosphoserine phosphatase SerB — protein MSQLSLAATSSANLAEEIILNCWYEIKNNHLIQTNLLPKANHGVASVAFGCDFSAAKLLNLVEFLSQHGFSNLSICCYQPTETLLPAWCLYSDSQKPLSPLLLQAFSAEQGYQLVQLTNPANVNEAGLLLMDMDSTAITIECIDEIARLADVYDDVAAVTAQAMAGQLDFTQSLNQRVAKLAGIDVALINELKLNLPLMPGITELCQYLKAHNWHLAIASGGFVPFAEHVQSLIGLDEVHANTLEFKDNRLTGNVTGTIVDAEQKARVLEQIQQRLGLDNRQTVAMGDGANDLKMMAKAGLGVAVHGKPKVVEQADTAINEGSLLQVAYLLAIPLDYTL, from the coding sequence ATGTCACAGCTTAGCTTAGCTGCAACCAGTTCAGCAAATTTAGCCGAAGAAATAATACTAAATTGCTGGTATGAAATTAAAAATAATCATCTTATTCAAACCAATTTACTACCTAAAGCAAATCATGGCGTAGCAAGTGTTGCATTTGGTTGTGACTTCTCAGCGGCTAAGTTGCTTAATCTTGTAGAGTTTTTGTCGCAACATGGTTTTAGTAATCTATCTATTTGTTGCTACCAGCCTACAGAAACATTGTTACCAGCATGGTGCCTATACAGTGATTCACAAAAGCCATTGAGTCCTTTGTTATTGCAAGCGTTTTCTGCTGAGCAAGGTTATCAGTTAGTGCAACTTACAAACCCTGCTAACGTGAATGAAGCAGGGCTTTTATTAATGGATATGGACTCTACAGCGATTACGATTGAGTGCATTGATGAAATAGCACGTTTAGCTGATGTGTACGATGATGTTGCAGCTGTAACTGCGCAAGCGATGGCTGGTCAACTTGACTTTACACAAAGCTTAAATCAACGAGTAGCAAAGCTTGCAGGTATCGATGTAGCGTTAATCAATGAGCTAAAACTAAATCTACCTCTGATGCCTGGCATTACCGAATTGTGCCAGTATCTAAAAGCGCACAATTGGCACCTTGCTATTGCTTCTGGCGGTTTTGTACCATTTGCAGAACACGTTCAATCACTTATTGGTCTTGATGAAGTACACGCAAATACACTCGAATTTAAAGATAACCGCCTGACAGGTAATGTAACTGGAACGATTGTTGACGCCGAGCAAAAAGCACGCGTTCTCGAGCAAATTCAACAAAGACTCGGGCTTGATAACCGTCAAACCGTTGCCATGGGTGATGGCGCTAATGATTTAAAAATGATGGCTAAAGCAGGGCTTGGTGTTGCTGTTCATGGTAAACCTAAAGTAGTTGAACAGGCAGATACAGCTATCAATGAAGGTTCTCTGTTACAAGTTGCATACCTACTAGCAATCCCATTAGATTACACGCTTTAA
- the pdxH gene encoding pyridoxamine 5'-phosphate oxidase: protein MKLEDIRREYLQDGLSEEMLDASPIKQFEKWLEQAVATNLPDPTAMVVATVDEHGQPSQRIVLLKHLDENGFVFFTNTGSRKAQELKGNNKISLHFPWHHMERQVIVYGEAKPLPTTAVAKYFLSRPKESQLAAWASEQSRPVSSRKVLMETFAKMKQKFSEGEIPLPDFWGGYCVEPTKIEFWQGGAHRLHDRFMYQRQADGSWQFGRLNP from the coding sequence ATGAAACTTGAAGATATTCGCCGTGAATATTTACAGGATGGTTTATCTGAAGAGATGCTTGATGCATCTCCAATCAAGCAGTTTGAAAAATGGCTTGAGCAAGCTGTTGCAACTAATTTGCCTGATCCTACGGCGATGGTGGTAGCAACCGTTGATGAGCATGGTCAGCCTTCGCAGCGTATCGTGCTGTTAAAGCATCTTGATGAAAATGGCTTTGTATTTTTTACCAATACCGGCTCGCGCAAAGCGCAGGAGCTAAAAGGTAATAACAAAATTTCTCTGCACTTTCCGTGGCACCATATGGAGCGACAAGTCATTGTTTACGGTGAGGCTAAACCCTTACCAACAACGGCTGTGGCGAAGTACTTTTTATCGCGTCCAAAAGAAAGCCAGTTAGCTGCATGGGCATCAGAGCAAAGTCGTCCTGTTTCATCACGCAAGGTGTTGATGGAAACATTCGCGAAAATGAAGCAAAAGTTCTCAGAGGGTGAAATTCCACTCCCCGATTTTTGGGGGGGCTATTGTGTTGAGCCGACTAAAATCGAATTTTGGCAAGGCGGTGCACATCGCTTACACGACCGCTTTATGTATCAACGCCAAGCCGATGGCAGTTGGCAGTTTGGTCGTTTAAATCCTTAA
- the argS gene encoding arginine--tRNA ligase — translation MNIRTLLIDKAIAAMVAAGLPEDTNPAVTQSTRPQFGDYQINGAMGAAKKLKSNPRELAQKIIDNLDLTDISEKTEIAGPGFINIHLKPEFLSASLKAANEDEKLAVAPHATAQKVVVDYSSPNLAKEMHVGHLRSTIIGDAVVRALEFRGDDVVRQNHMGDWGTQFGMLIAHLEDQIKQGVDLESVALADLETFYRDAKKRFDDEEGFADKARDYVVKLQGGDAHCEKLWKLFIATSVKHSEEVYKRLNVTLTQDDIMAESAYNSELANIIALLKDKNIAVESEGAQVVFLDELANKDGEPSVFIVQKSGGGFLYATTDLAACDYRSNKLGADRILIFVDARQSLHFNQVELTARKAGLLRDETSYEFCPFGTMMGEDGKPFKTRTGGTVKLADLLEESITRAAAKLAERESDLSVEERSEIARKVGIGAVKYADLSKHRTSDYIFNWDTMLSFEGATAPYLQYAYTRVRSIFRKSGIDAASLTADVAINEPQEKALALKLLQLEEVLDLMISEATPHVLCGYLYELASLYMTFYEACPVLKEGVEPSIRDSRLVLCNLVAKTLHSGLDLLGIEVMEQM, via the coding sequence ATGAATATTCGTACTCTTTTAATCGACAAAGCAATTGCTGCTATGGTTGCAGCAGGGTTACCTGAAGACACTAACCCAGCGGTAACGCAAAGCACACGCCCACAGTTTGGTGATTACCAAATCAATGGTGCAATGGGCGCGGCTAAAAAATTAAAATCAAACCCGCGTGAACTTGCACAAAAAATTATCGATAATCTAGACCTTACTGATATCTCAGAAAAAACTGAAATCGCAGGCCCTGGTTTTATCAATATTCACTTAAAGCCTGAGTTTTTATCAGCAAGCTTAAAAGCGGCAAACGAAGACGAAAAGCTGGCTGTTGCACCACATGCAACGGCGCAAAAAGTAGTGGTTGATTACTCATCTCCTAACCTTGCCAAAGAAATGCACGTAGGTCACTTACGTTCAACCATCATTGGTGATGCAGTTGTTCGTGCCCTTGAGTTCCGTGGCGATGACGTTGTTCGTCAAAACCACATGGGTGACTGGGGTACACAGTTTGGTATGTTAATCGCGCACTTAGAAGATCAAATCAAGCAAGGTGTTGATTTAGAATCAGTGGCGTTAGCTGATTTAGAAACCTTCTACCGTGATGCGAAAAAGCGCTTTGATGATGAAGAAGGCTTTGCTGATAAAGCCCGTGATTACGTTGTTAAATTACAAGGTGGCGATGCACACTGTGAAAAACTGTGGAAGTTATTCATTGCCACGTCTGTAAAGCACTCTGAAGAAGTTTACAAGCGTCTAAACGTAACACTTACGCAAGATGACATCATGGCAGAAAGTGCCTACAACAGCGAACTTGCCAACATTATCGCGCTATTAAAAGACAAAAATATTGCCGTTGAGTCTGAAGGCGCACAAGTGGTGTTTTTAGATGAGCTGGCTAACAAAGACGGCGAGCCTTCAGTGTTTATCGTACAGAAATCAGGTGGTGGTTTCTTATATGCAACAACTGACTTAGCTGCTTGTGATTACCGTTCGAATAAACTGGGTGCTGATCGTATCTTAATCTTTGTCGATGCGCGTCAAAGCTTACACTTTAATCAAGTTGAGCTAACAGCACGTAAAGCGGGTTTATTACGTGATGAAACAAGTTATGAATTCTGCCCATTCGGTACCATGATGGGTGAAGATGGCAAGCCATTCAAAACACGTACGGGCGGTACAGTTAAACTTGCTGATTTACTTGAAGAGTCAATTACCCGTGCAGCGGCTAAACTTGCTGAGCGTGAGTCTGATTTAAGTGTCGAAGAGCGTAGCGAAATTGCTCGTAAAGTAGGTATTGGCGCAGTGAAATATGCGGATCTGTCTAAGCACCGTACTAGCGACTATATCTTTAACTGGGACACTATGCTGAGCTTTGAAGGTGCGACAGCGCCTTACTTACAATATGCATATACGCGTGTTCGCAGTATCTTCCGTAAATCAGGTATTGATGCGGCGTCATTAACAGCTGATGTTGCAATCAACGAGCCACAAGAAAAAGCGCTGGCACTTAAACTTCTTCAGTTAGAAGAAGTACTTGATCTAATGATCAGCGAAGCAACACCGCACGTATTATGTGGATACCTATATGAACTAGCAAGCCTATACATGACGTTCTACGAAGCATGCCCAGTTCTAAAAGAAGGCGTAGAGCCAAGTATTCGTGACAGCCGTTTAGTACTGTGTAATTTGGTTGCGAAGACACTGCACTCAGGGTTGGATCTTTTAGGTATCGAAGTCATGGAGCAAATGTAA